In the Bacillus sp. HSf4 genome, CATATTCAAGCCGCTCGGCATATTCCTGTGAAGGCGGTTCGGCAAGCCGCTTCCTAAGCCCTTCAAAGCAAAGTTCGGCTAAGTAATCGTCGGGATTCTTCCCGTCCGGCGCCGGATATTTGGGCAGACGCGTCTGGCCGAGGCTCAAATCGACGCGGCATTGCCTTGCGATCTTGATCGTGTTCTCCAATGCGTCGGGCTGGTCCTGATAAATCTCCAGCATTTCAGCTGGCGGTTTTAAATCAAGATGCTGATCGTTCTTCCCCTCCAGGTTTTCTCCGAGTTTTTCCCCCGCTTTAATCGCTTTTAAGCACGTATAGGCTGTGACATCCTCTTTCTCGATGTACCTGACGTCTCCAGAGGCGGCGATCGGAATTCCCGTTTTTGCCGACAGCTCAAGAATGCGTTCAGAAAGGAACGGGTCTGCTTTGTACGGCTGATATGACAAATAAAAGCTGCCTTCGCCAAAGATGGACTGATAGCGGAGCGCGGCCTCTTCGGCCTCTTTTGTCAGACCCTCTTTTAAAAGGGTTTCAACATAGCTTGTCTCACCTGTTGTCAGCGCGATAATGCCTTCATGATAGCTTTTGAGCCATTTTTCCTTGATGCCTGTTTTTGATTTTGACTGTAAAACACTGCTGATTTTCAGCAGATTATTGTATCCGTTATTTGTTTTCGCTAACAGAACGAGCGGATATGAAAGCTGTTCTTTTTCATCTGTCAAAACGGCTGCGGTCAGCCCGATAATCGGCTTGATGCCGCGTTTTTTGCACGCTTTGTAAAACTCCACCGCTCCGTACATGACCTCATCATCCGTCAAGGCCAGTGCGCTGTAACCCAGCTCTTTCGCCTTGGCCGTGAGATCCTCTACAGATGCGGCGCTGTTTAACAAGCTGTAGCCGCTATGTACTTGCAGGTGAACAAAAGGCATTCTGTCACCCCTTCCTTTTTCGAGCCATCTCTTTTCATTATAAGATGTGAGTGAATGAGAAACAAATGTTCTTTCTTGTCTTTTCGATCATACTTGTCTCGCTTTGTCCATATCATGTTAAAAGGTGAGGTGATCGAAATGGACCCTGAACAGCCCTTTTTGCCAAACTTTATCAGTTCTTATTTTATTGCGCTCGGCGTTCTTCTCGGCGGTGCATTGATCGGCGGCATCGGCGCTTACCTGTCGGGGCAGCCGCCTTTGTCGATTATTACAAGTCTTGCCAACCGACTGAAGATCTGGGCACTGGTCGCCGCCATCGGCGGTACATTCGATGCCGTTTACAGCTTTGAAAGAGGCATCATTGAAGGCAATACAAGAGACATCGTAAAACAGCTTCTCCTGATCCTTTCGGCGATGGGAGGAGCGCAGACAGGGTTTTTGATCATCAATTGGCTCACACAGGAGCATATCTCCTCATGAGAATTCCTCCTTACTATAAAAAGCCGGGATGGCAGCGTTTTTTTGCCGGAATGATGTGCGGAGCCATCGTCAGCTGGCTCGTTTTTCTGTTTACGTACGGCACCTTTCAGGAAAAGCAGGTCGTGATGATTCGTGAGCAGAAGGAGCGCATCGAAGACTTGAATGACCAGATCACCATTTACCGGGAGGATCTCCATAAACTGAATGAAGACAATAAAAGAAGACTGTTGATTCAAAGCGTGGACGTCAAGCTGATCAACGGGAAACAATACAAGCTGTCACAGCCTGACATGATGAATTTTGAAGAGCACATTCGCGATGATATTTCAGATGTCATTACAAAGGATATCGAAAGTGTTTACCGGACAAAAGAGCTTTTAAAGCGCACGATTGAAAACAAGGAATATACGATTAACGATAAAACCTACAAAGCCAAAGTGACTGAATTGACGATCTATACGAGGCTTTCTGTGGAAATTAAAATATCTTTTTCAGAATGAAAATATGGATTTTTTTTAACTATTTAAAGACATTCGTCGCTTTTTTCCATATTTTATTTTAAACTGACAGTAAGCGATACGAAAGCTAAAAAAGGGAGGAAGGCAGAATGTACATTTACAGTTACCATCAGCTGGCAAGAGATAAAGTCAACCGGATCAAGCTCGGCTACTCGGCTTATGCGGAAACTGAAAGTCTCGCGTCCCTTATCAAAAAAGAACTGCAAGCGCAAAACATTCATGTCTACGAAGATGTGACAGATCTCGGTTCCTGGTTTATTCCCGAGTAAACCGGAGCGCATGCAGCCCGTGCCGTCCAGGCTTTCTTATCTGACGGCGTATCAATAACGCAAAAATTGCAAACGCATACAATCATACTGCAAAAAGAGGGGATCCCCCCTCTTATTTGTATTCTGTGCAAATACGCTCCAAATCAGCGATGACCAAATCGGTGTCTTTCCAGTCATAAATGGAAGCCCCTGCTGCAAGCGGATGGCCTCCGCCGTTGTATTTTTTGGCCACTTCATTGACAATCGGCCCCTTTGATCGAAGCCTTACGCGGATTTGATCGCTTTCCTCAACAAAAAACACCCAGGCCTTGATACCGGAAATATTGCCGATCGTGCTGACGAGCTGTGAGGCTTCAGACGGC is a window encoding:
- a CDS encoding YtrH family sporulation protein, whose product is MDPEQPFLPNFISSYFIALGVLLGGALIGGIGAYLSGQPPLSIITSLANRLKIWALVAAIGGTFDAVYSFERGIIEGNTRDIVKQLLLILSAMGGAQTGFLIINWLTQEHISS
- the ytrI gene encoding sporulation membrane protein YtrI — its product is MRIPPYYKKPGWQRFFAGMMCGAIVSWLVFLFTYGTFQEKQVVMIREQKERIEDLNDQITIYREDLHKLNEDNKRRLLIQSVDVKLINGKQYKLSQPDMMNFEEHIRDDISDVITKDIESVYRTKELLKRTIENKEYTINDKTYKAKVTELTIYTRLSVEIKISFSE